A stretch of the Gemmatirosa kalamazoonensis genome encodes the following:
- a CDS encoding LuxR C-terminal-related transcriptional regulator, whose translation MLSSAAPERSPGLLETKLYVPRSRADLVARPRLVGRLRHGAAGKLTLVVAPAGFGKTTLLAAWLAESADRAGWVSLDATENDPALFWAYVVRALQQVDPTVGRHALVELQSPRPPAIETILTSLINDVDAVDDDCMLVLDDYHVVDAAPIHAAVAFLLDHLPPRMHVVVASRAEPPLPLARLRARGELTELRAADLRFTPDEVSAYLNEVMALGLTTTDTTTLERRTEGWIAGLKLAALSMQGREDVRAFVDGFSGDHRFVADYLVDEVLSTEPDHVRRFLLGTAILSRLSGPLCDTVTGEHGSQALLESLERRNLFVVALDDRREWFRYHHLFADVLQTHAMREDPERARASHRRASAWFEHAGASADAVRHAFAAEDWERAARLLETAWPEKDRSYQSAQWLGRVKSLPDAVVRARPVLSMGYAWALLNGGELEAAEPRLRDVERWLAATNGAEMIVDDEARFRTLSFELASARVYLVQARGDVPGTVEHARRALDLTPSGDAAARATATALLALAHWAHGDLEATYRTFSDALALMRAAGHALDAIRGTFVLGDVRATQGRLREAAAIYEDGLRQAAHTATAHAETDELHLGLSELHRERGDVEAALGHLRTIAASAEQRAHAGNRQRWCTAMARVRESCGDPSGALALLDEAASHDVRSPIPRVRPIAAMKARVWLSQGRLAEAMEWVAQRGLTVRDDLAYAREFEHVTLARVLIARHETGADELSAHDAVRLLERLTDAAEAGGRTGSVIETLALQSLAHRALGDVRGALRPLERALALAEPAGYLRVFVDEGRRMRDLLRHAAARGIGDGEYTRRLLAAFDAPAPSEAAPAPIADVGPGQALTTRELEVLRLIAAGLRNQEIANQLSISQATVKRHVANAYAKLGVGHRTEALARAKELRLL comes from the coding sequence TTGCTGTCCAGCGCCGCACCGGAGCGCTCGCCGGGGCTGCTGGAGACCAAGCTCTACGTGCCGCGGTCGCGCGCCGATCTCGTCGCGCGCCCCAGGCTGGTCGGGCGGCTGCGGCACGGCGCGGCGGGCAAGCTCACGCTCGTCGTGGCGCCCGCGGGCTTCGGCAAGACGACGCTGCTCGCCGCCTGGCTCGCGGAGTCGGCCGACCGCGCCGGCTGGGTGTCGCTCGACGCGACCGAGAACGACCCCGCGCTGTTCTGGGCGTACGTCGTGAGAGCGCTGCAGCAGGTGGATCCGACCGTCGGCCGGCACGCGCTCGTGGAACTGCAGTCGCCCCGACCGCCGGCGATCGAGACGATCCTCACGTCGCTCATCAACGACGTCGATGCCGTCGACGACGACTGCATGCTCGTGCTCGACGACTACCACGTCGTCGACGCCGCGCCCATCCACGCCGCGGTGGCGTTCCTGCTCGATCATCTCCCGCCGCGGATGCACGTCGTCGTCGCCAGCCGCGCCGAGCCGCCGCTGCCGCTCGCGCGGCTGCGGGCGCGCGGCGAGCTGACCGAGCTGCGCGCCGCCGACCTGCGGTTCACGCCGGACGAGGTGTCGGCCTACCTCAACGAAGTGATGGCGCTGGGCCTCACCACGACCGACACCACGACGCTCGAGCGGCGCACCGAGGGCTGGATCGCGGGGCTCAAGCTCGCCGCGCTGTCGATGCAGGGGCGTGAGGACGTGCGCGCGTTCGTCGACGGGTTCTCCGGCGATCACCGTTTCGTCGCCGACTATCTCGTCGACGAGGTGTTGAGCACGGAGCCCGACCACGTGCGGCGGTTCCTGTTAGGCACCGCGATCCTGAGCCGGCTCAGCGGCCCGCTGTGCGACACCGTCACCGGCGAGCACGGATCCCAGGCGCTGCTCGAGAGCCTGGAGCGGCGGAACCTGTTCGTCGTCGCGCTCGACGATCGGCGCGAATGGTTCCGCTATCATCATCTCTTCGCGGACGTGCTGCAGACGCACGCGATGCGCGAGGATCCCGAGCGTGCGCGTGCGTCGCATCGCCGCGCGAGCGCGTGGTTCGAGCACGCCGGCGCGTCGGCCGACGCCGTTCGCCACGCGTTCGCCGCCGAGGACTGGGAGCGCGCGGCGCGGCTGCTGGAAACCGCGTGGCCGGAGAAGGATCGGAGCTACCAGTCCGCGCAGTGGCTGGGCCGGGTGAAGTCGCTCCCCGACGCCGTGGTGCGCGCGAGGCCGGTGCTGAGCATGGGCTACGCGTGGGCGCTGCTGAACGGCGGCGAGCTGGAGGCGGCCGAGCCGAGGCTGCGGGACGTGGAGCGGTGGCTCGCCGCGACGAACGGCGCGGAGATGATCGTCGACGACGAGGCGCGATTCCGGACGCTGTCCTTCGAGCTCGCGTCGGCGCGCGTCTATCTCGTGCAGGCGCGCGGCGACGTGCCCGGGACCGTGGAGCACGCGCGGCGCGCGCTCGACCTGACACCGTCGGGCGACGCCGCGGCGCGCGCGACCGCCACCGCGCTGCTCGCGCTCGCGCACTGGGCGCACGGCGACCTCGAAGCGACCTACCGCACGTTCTCCGACGCGCTCGCGCTCATGCGCGCGGCGGGCCACGCGCTCGACGCCATCCGCGGGACCTTCGTCCTCGGCGACGTGCGGGCGACGCAGGGCCGTCTTCGCGAGGCGGCGGCGATCTACGAGGACGGGCTGCGGCAGGCGGCGCACACCGCGACCGCTCATGCCGAGACGGACGAGCTGCATCTCGGCCTCAGCGAGCTGCATCGCGAGCGCGGCGACGTGGAGGCGGCGTTGGGCCACCTGCGCACGATCGCCGCGTCGGCGGAGCAGCGCGCGCACGCGGGCAACCGGCAGCGGTGGTGCACCGCGATGGCCCGCGTGCGCGAGTCGTGCGGCGATCCGTCGGGCGCGCTCGCGCTGCTCGACGAGGCCGCGTCGCACGACGTCCGCAGCCCGATCCCGCGGGTGCGCCCGATCGCCGCGATGAAGGCGCGTGTCTGGCTCTCGCAGGGAAGGCTGGCCGAGGCGATGGAGTGGGTCGCGCAGCGCGGCCTGACGGTGCGCGACGATCTCGCGTACGCGCGCGAGTTCGAGCACGTCACGCTCGCGAGAGTGCTCATCGCCCGACACGAGACGGGCGCGGACGAGCTTTCCGCGCACGACGCCGTGCGGCTGCTCGAGCGCCTGACGGACGCGGCGGAGGCGGGCGGACGCACGGGAAGCGTCATCGAGACGCTCGCGCTGCAGTCGCTCGCCCATCGCGCGCTCGGCGACGTGCGCGGCGCGCTCCGTCCGCTGGAGCGCGCGCTCGCGCTGGCGGAGCCCGCGGGCTACCTGCGCGTGTTCGTCGACGAAGGGCGGCGCATGCGCGACCTGCTCCGCCACGCGGCCGCCCGCGGCATCGGCGATGGCGAGTACACTCGGCGGCTGCTCGCCGCGTTCGACGCGCCGGCGCCGTCCGAAGCGGCTCCCGCACCGATCGCGGACGTCGGGCCCGGCCAGGCGCTCACGACGCGCGAGCTCGAGGTCCTGCGTCTCATCGCGGCGGGGCTGCGCAACCAGGAGATCGCAAATCAGCTCTCCATCAGCCAGGCGACGGTGAAGCGTCACGTCGCGAACGCGTACGCCAAGCTCGGCGTGGGGCACCGGACGGAGGCGCTCGCGCGGGCGAAGGAGCTGCGGCTGCTGTAG
- a CDS encoding MFS transporter: protein MHTLVDTPRAERFPAVGWALASLSLSTLLSALGTSVANVGLPTLARAFGASFQAVQWVVVAYLLAVTTLVVGVARLGDLVGRRRLLLAGIATFTAASLLCGLAPTLPALIAARAAQGLGAAVMMALTIAFVRDTVPDARTGSAMGLLGTMSALGTALGPSLGGVLIAGAGWRALFLVDVPLGIVALLLAYRHLPAVGRTRTTDRTAFARAGSAFPSMLRDRVLGARLVSNALVSTVMMATLVVGPFHLSRALGLTPALVGLALSVGPLVTAAAGVPAGRAADRFGTRVATLVGLGAMAVGAALACASPVALGIPGWVGPIAIVTVGYALFQTANNTAVMADAEAGQRGVVAGLLTLSRNLGLVSGASVMGAVFALASGATDVATAPPAAVATGMRVTFGVAAALIVVALAVSASARVRRAPVARTCANAA from the coding sequence TTGCACACACTCGTCGACACCCCGCGCGCGGAGCGGTTTCCCGCCGTCGGCTGGGCCCTCGCCAGCCTGTCGCTGTCCACGCTGCTGTCCGCGCTCGGCACGAGCGTCGCCAACGTCGGCCTGCCGACGCTCGCCCGCGCGTTCGGCGCATCGTTCCAGGCCGTGCAGTGGGTCGTCGTCGCGTACCTGCTGGCCGTCACGACGCTCGTCGTCGGGGTCGCGCGGCTCGGTGACCTCGTCGGCCGGCGACGGCTGCTGCTGGCCGGCATCGCCACGTTCACCGCGGCCTCGCTGCTGTGCGGCCTCGCGCCCACGCTGCCGGCGCTGATCGCGGCGCGGGCCGCCCAGGGGCTCGGCGCGGCGGTCATGATGGCGCTCACCATCGCGTTCGTGCGCGACACGGTGCCGGACGCGCGCACCGGCAGCGCGATGGGGCTGCTCGGCACGATGTCCGCGCTCGGTACCGCGCTCGGTCCGTCGCTCGGCGGCGTGCTGATCGCCGGCGCGGGCTGGCGGGCGCTGTTCCTCGTCGACGTGCCGTTAGGCATCGTCGCGCTGCTGCTCGCGTACCGGCACCTGCCCGCCGTCGGACGCACGCGGACGACCGACCGCACCGCGTTCGCCCGCGCCGGGTCGGCGTTCCCGTCGATGCTGCGCGATCGGGTGCTCGGCGCGAGACTCGTGTCGAACGCGCTCGTCTCGACGGTGATGATGGCGACGCTGGTGGTGGGGCCGTTCCACCTCTCGCGTGCGCTCGGCCTGACGCCGGCGCTCGTCGGCCTCGCGCTGTCGGTCGGTCCGCTCGTCACCGCGGCGGCCGGCGTGCCCGCGGGTCGCGCCGCCGACCGCTTCGGCACGCGCGTGGCGACGCTCGTCGGACTCGGCGCGATGGCGGTCGGCGCCGCGCTCGCGTGCGCGTCGCCCGTGGCGTTAGGCATCCCCGGCTGGGTCGGCCCGATCGCCATCGTGACCGTCGGCTACGCGCTGTTCCAGACCGCGAACAACACGGCCGTGATGGCGGACGCGGAGGCCGGACAGCGCGGCGTCGTCGCGGGCTTGCTCACGCTGTCGCGGAACCTCGGCCTCGTCAGCGGCGCGTCCGTCATGGGCGCCGTGTTCGCGCTCGCCTCGGGCGCGACGGACGTGGCGACGGCGCCGCCCGCCGCGGTCGCCACGGGCATGCGCGTCACGTTCGGCGTCGCGGCCGCGCTGATCGTCGTCGCGCTCGCGGTCTCGGCGTCGGCACGCGTGCGTCGCGCACCGGTGGCGCGGACCTGCGCGAATGCGGCCTAA
- a CDS encoding LysR family transcriptional regulator — protein MARPDLNLLVTLDVLLTEGSVARAARRLRLSPSAMSRALARLRATTGDPLLVRAGRGLVPTPRALELRERVGRVVEDAAAVLRPAERLELASLVRTFTLRTSDGFVESFGPGLVARVVAEAPGVRLRFVGKPDKESTPLRDGSVDLETGVVEESTGPELRARVLFHDRFVGAVRAGHPLSESEPTAERYAAGGHVAVSRRGSERGLIDEALTPLGIERRVVTIVDGFAAALALARGSDLIATVPERHTGVLRAGMHSFALPFPSPEVTVSLLWHPRLHADPAHRWLRGLVLECCSAT, from the coding sequence ATGGCGCGCCCCGACCTCAACCTCCTCGTCACCCTCGACGTGCTGCTGACCGAGGGGAGCGTGGCCCGCGCCGCTCGGCGCCTGCGCCTCAGCCCCTCGGCCATGAGCCGCGCGCTCGCCCGGCTGCGCGCGACGACGGGCGACCCGCTGCTCGTGCGGGCCGGGCGAGGGCTCGTGCCGACGCCGCGGGCGCTGGAGCTCCGCGAGCGGGTGGGGCGAGTCGTGGAGGACGCCGCGGCGGTGCTGCGTCCCGCCGAGCGCCTCGAGCTCGCGAGCCTCGTTCGGACGTTCACGCTGCGCACGAGCGACGGGTTCGTGGAGAGCTTCGGCCCCGGACTCGTCGCCCGCGTCGTCGCGGAGGCGCCGGGCGTGCGCCTGCGCTTCGTGGGCAAGCCCGACAAGGAGAGCACGCCGCTCCGCGACGGCTCGGTCGACCTCGAGACCGGCGTGGTGGAGGAGTCGACCGGTCCCGAGCTGCGCGCGCGCGTGCTGTTCCACGACCGCTTCGTCGGCGCCGTGCGCGCCGGACACCCGCTGAGCGAGAGCGAGCCGACGGCGGAGCGCTACGCCGCCGGCGGGCACGTCGCCGTGTCGCGGCGCGGATCGGAGCGCGGGCTGATCGACGAGGCGCTGACCCCGTTAGGCATCGAGCGCCGCGTCGTCACCATCGTCGACGGCTTCGCGGCGGCGCTCGCCCTCGCCCGTGGATCCGATCTGATCGCGACGGTCCCCGAGCGGCACACCGGCGTTCTGCGCGCGGGCATGCACAGCTTCGCGCTGCCGTTCCCGTCGCCGGAGGTGACGGTGTCGCTGCTCTGGCATCCGCGGCTGCACGCCGACCCGGCGCACCGATGGCTGCGCGGTCTCGTGCTGGAGTGCTGCTCGGCGACCTGA
- a CDS encoding N-acetyltransferase, whose amino-acid sequence MPFAARHRRDPVPSIEPLPGLLVRREDDAEFMASMQGRTPEEMTRRFAAGHRAYVAWHDGTPAAWGWVATRSAEIGELGSSFGIPSGERYLWNFVTLAAHRGLGIYPRLLDAIVRHESRDTSDASPAERFWIAYAPENHASGAGIRKAGFVSIAELSFDVAGRAALKGLVPGGGRIASRVLGLPEAHDDLAQCWRCVRAGRGAMSCAPGSCRCDYQVPKSGCAA is encoded by the coding sequence ATGCCCTTCGCCGCCCGCCATCGTCGCGATCCCGTGCCGAGCATCGAGCCGCTGCCGGGACTCCTCGTGCGACGCGAGGACGACGCCGAGTTCATGGCGTCCATGCAGGGACGCACGCCGGAGGAGATGACGCGTCGCTTCGCGGCGGGCCATCGCGCCTACGTCGCGTGGCACGACGGCACGCCGGCGGCGTGGGGCTGGGTCGCGACGCGCAGCGCCGAGATCGGGGAGCTCGGCTCCAGCTTCGGCATCCCGAGCGGCGAACGCTATCTGTGGAACTTCGTCACGCTCGCGGCGCACCGCGGTCTCGGGATCTATCCGCGCCTGCTCGACGCGATCGTGCGCCACGAGTCGCGCGACACGTCGGACGCGTCGCCGGCCGAGCGGTTCTGGATCGCGTACGCGCCGGAGAACCACGCGTCCGGCGCCGGCATCCGGAAGGCGGGCTTCGTGAGCATCGCCGAGCTGTCGTTCGACGTCGCGGGCCGCGCGGCGCTGAAGGGGCTCGTGCCCGGCGGCGGCCGCATCGCGTCGCGCGTGCTCGGCCTCCCCGAGGCGCACGACGACCTCGCCCAGTGCTGGCGGTGCGTGCGCGCGGGACGCGGCGCCATGTCGTGCGCGCCGGGCAGCTGCCGGTGCGACTACCAGGTGCCGAAGTCCGGCTGCGCGGCCTGA
- a CDS encoding flavin-containing monooxygenase — protein sequence MRPSAHPYLRPAARVERYETLVIGGGQAGLAVGHHLAARDADFVILDAERRTGDAWRRRWDSLRLFTPAAYSGLPGMVFPAPPTHLPDKDEVADYMERYAERFDLPIRHATRVESLAWDGDRYVAYAGDTRFEADHVVVATGPFQRPVVPNVSTRLSPGIHQLHSSQYRSPFDLPDGPVLVVGAGNSGAQIALELARFRKVWLAGRDTGHLPRRLLGRDLFDWIWPMMTRATLDTRLGRRLRARARSGGDALIGIPERALVDAGVTRVGRVTDERGGLPVCEGTVLDPRVVVWCTGFLPDYDWIDLPICDEDGRPRHRRGVATDAPGLYFVGLRFQHRMTSSLVGGVGADAAYVAQQVLRGVDRAVVV from the coding sequence ATGCGCCCGTCCGCACACCCCTATCTCCGCCCCGCCGCGCGCGTGGAGCGCTACGAGACCCTCGTCATCGGCGGTGGGCAGGCGGGGCTCGCCGTCGGCCATCATCTCGCCGCGCGCGACGCCGACTTCGTGATCCTCGACGCCGAGCGACGCACGGGCGACGCGTGGCGGCGGCGGTGGGACTCGCTGCGGCTGTTCACGCCCGCCGCGTACAGCGGGCTCCCCGGCATGGTCTTCCCCGCCCCGCCCACGCATCTCCCCGACAAGGACGAGGTGGCGGACTACATGGAGCGCTACGCGGAGCGGTTCGACCTGCCCATCCGCCACGCGACGCGCGTCGAGTCGCTCGCGTGGGACGGCGACCGCTACGTCGCGTACGCGGGGGACACGCGGTTCGAGGCCGACCACGTCGTGGTGGCGACCGGTCCGTTCCAGCGGCCCGTGGTGCCTAACGTCTCGACGCGGCTCTCGCCGGGCATCCACCAGCTCCACTCGAGCCAGTACCGCAGCCCGTTCGATCTGCCGGACGGCCCGGTGCTCGTCGTCGGCGCCGGCAACTCGGGTGCGCAGATCGCGCTCGAGCTGGCGCGGTTCCGGAAGGTGTGGCTCGCCGGACGCGACACGGGGCACCTCCCGCGCCGACTGTTAGGCCGCGACCTGTTCGACTGGATCTGGCCGATGATGACGCGCGCCACGCTCGACACGCGGCTCGGCCGCCGCCTGCGGGCGCGGGCGCGGAGCGGCGGCGACGCGCTGATCGGTATCCCGGAGCGCGCGCTGGTGGATGCGGGCGTCACGCGCGTCGGGCGCGTCACCGACGAGCGCGGGGGGCTCCCCGTGTGCGAGGGCACGGTGCTCGACCCGCGCGTCGTGGTGTGGTGCACCGGCTTCCTGCCGGACTACGACTGGATCGACCTGCCCATCTGCGACGAGGACGGGCGCCCGCGGCATCGGCGCGGCGTCGCGACGGACGCGCCGGGACTCTACTTCGTCGGACTGCGCTTCCAGCACCGCATGACCTCCTCGCTCGTCGGCGGCGTCGGCGCGGACGCGGCGTACGTCGCCCAACAGGTGCTGCGCGGCGTCGACCGCGCGGTCGTCGTCTGA
- a CDS encoding helix-turn-helix domain-containing protein, producing the protein MGNAGGSAAPYRGHFVPWDGGCMVIGRGGAVVPVHAHYAIQIAFGRTSGIRFRTDDAEAWIEYGGAIIPSRQPHSMDATHVQPNAVLFVEPETREGRALVERFLRGGIAHVPDAVLTELAPPLFAAWEGAWQGRGTERDVADAARRVVHALIGGVPPTTTSDERILRAIAYIKSHLDRPLTLDEVASEACLSPGRFRHLFVEETGMGLRPYLLWRRFLRVWELLMRGETLSSAAHAAGFADAAHLTRTSRSTFGFPPSAMQMLGPLPRDVSPFVQSVPARRA; encoded by the coding sequence ATGGGCAACGCAGGCGGCAGCGCGGCGCCGTATCGGGGGCACTTCGTGCCGTGGGACGGCGGCTGCATGGTGATCGGGCGTGGCGGCGCCGTGGTGCCGGTGCACGCGCACTACGCCATCCAGATCGCGTTCGGCCGCACGTCGGGCATCCGCTTCCGCACCGACGACGCCGAGGCGTGGATCGAGTACGGCGGCGCGATCATCCCCTCGCGGCAGCCGCACTCCATGGACGCGACCCACGTGCAGCCGAACGCGGTGCTGTTCGTCGAGCCGGAGACGCGCGAGGGGCGCGCGCTCGTCGAGCGCTTCCTGCGGGGCGGCATCGCGCACGTGCCCGACGCCGTGCTGACCGAGCTCGCGCCGCCGCTGTTCGCCGCATGGGAAGGAGCGTGGCAGGGGCGTGGAACGGAGCGCGACGTCGCCGACGCGGCGCGACGCGTCGTGCACGCGCTCATCGGCGGCGTGCCGCCGACGACGACCTCCGACGAGCGCATCCTGCGCGCGATCGCGTACATCAAGTCGCACCTCGACCGGCCGCTGACGCTCGACGAGGTCGCGAGCGAGGCGTGTCTGTCGCCGGGGCGCTTCCGGCACCTGTTCGTCGAGGAGACCGGCATGGGGCTGCGGCCGTACCTGCTGTGGCGCCGCTTCCTCCGCGTCTGGGAGCTGCTCATGCGCGGCGAGACGCTGTCGTCGGCCGCGCACGCGGCGGGGTTCGCGGACGCGGCGCATCTCACGCGCACGTCGCGCAGCACGTTCGGCTTCCCGCCGTCGGCGATGCAGATGCTCGGGCCCCTGCCGCGCGACGTCAGCCCCTTCGTTCAATCGGTGCCGGCGCGTCGGGCCTAA
- a CDS encoding FixH family protein — translation MRTLRTALAAVTSGALLTGCMLFARPPKDLDYSRTRASEGGRYRATIHPQGDTIPQGKLQRWTLHVETAAGAPVDSAAITVDVGMPQHGHGLPTKPRVTRALGHGDYLVEGMKFNMGGWWVVTFRVHADAGTDSVVFNLKL, via the coding sequence ATGCGCACCCTTCGCACCGCTCTCGCCGCCGTGACGTCCGGGGCGCTGCTCACCGGCTGCATGCTGTTCGCGCGTCCGCCGAAGGATCTCGACTACTCGCGTACGCGCGCGAGCGAGGGCGGACGCTATCGCGCCACGATCCATCCCCAGGGCGACACCATCCCGCAGGGCAAGCTGCAGCGCTGGACGCTGCACGTGGAGACCGCCGCCGGCGCGCCGGTCGACAGCGCCGCGATCACCGTCGACGTCGGCATGCCGCAGCACGGCCACGGGCTGCCGACGAAGCCGCGCGTCACCCGCGCGTTAGGCCACGGCGACTACCTCGTCGAGGGGATGAAGTTCAACATGGGCGGCTGGTGGGTCGTCACGTTCCGCGTGCACGCCGACGCGGGCACGGA